A window of Apium graveolens cultivar Ventura chromosome 8, ASM990537v1, whole genome shotgun sequence contains these coding sequences:
- the LOC141680788 gene encoding uncharacterized protein LOC141680788, whose protein sequence is MDVAICILDDRVPQTDSFKYMGFIIKSNGDILADVTHRIKASWIKWKAVIAFLCDKSLLVKLKDKFYRLTVRPTLMYGFECWPLKKSEGRKLETAELRMLR, encoded by the coding sequence ATGGATGTTGCCATTTGCATTCTAGATGACCGTGTTCCACAAACTGATAGTTTTAAGTATATGGGCTTTATCATCAAGAGCAACGGTGATATTCTTGCTGATGTTACACATCGTATTAAGGCAAGTTGGATTAAATGGAAGGCTGTTAttgcatttttatgtgataagAGCTTACTTGTGAAGTTGAAAGATAAATTTTATAGATTGACAGTTAGACCGACATTGATGTATGGTTTCGAGTGTTGGCCATTGAAGAAATCCGAAGGACGTAAGTTGGAGACTGCAGAATTACGTATGTTACGATAA